The window GAGACGTACTCGTACCGGCCAGGGTCCTCGAGCGCGTCCGCCCGCTCCGCGTCGTACGTGTGGAATCCCATACTCGGCGTTCGGGCGCTACCGGCATAACGACAGTGTCGCGGTGGCGAGAATCACCGCGGGAACGAAGCCGACGGGGGCTCACCGTCCGCGGGCGGTCCCAGTGACCTCGTCGGGACGCGCGTAGTAGCCGACGTAGCGAACACTCGAGAGTACGGTCCCTTCGAGTGCCTCCTCGAACCGCTCCTGATTCGCCCCACCCGGGAGGTCGAGCGGTCGCCGCAGGGCGTAGACCCGGAACCGATACTCCTCGGCACCCAGCGTCGGTGGAGGGCAGACCGGGAGGTACCCGACCTCGCCGATGCCGTTCACACCCTGTCGGGCGCCCCCGAGTTCGGAGATCGTCTCCGAGTCCGGAAGCCCTCCCGGAATCTCGCCACGCTCGGGCGGGACGTTCCAGAGCAGCCAGTGGTCGAAGTTCTGTGCGAGGCTGTTGGGGTAGCGACAGGTCAGCGCGACCGCCTCCGTCGGCTCGGGGAGGCCGCCGAACGTGAACGGTGGGGACCGCCCGGCCCCGTCACACGTGTACTCGCGAGGGATGGTGCCGCCGTCGTCGAAGGCGGGTGAACTGACGGCCAGTCCATCCGGAGTCGGTGGCTCCCCCCCGATGGTGATACAGCCCGCGATGCCGGTGGTCGCCGCGCCTCCCAGCGTCGCCAGCAGCGCGCGCCGCTCCATGGCTATGTTACGTGGGAGCGCGGGAA of the Haloglomus salinum genome contains:
- a CDS encoding YbhB/YbcL family Raf kinase inhibitor-like protein, coding for MERRALLATLGGAATTGIAGCITIGGEPPTPDGLAVSSPAFDDGGTIPREYTCDGAGRSPPFTFGGLPEPTEAVALTCRYPNSLAQNFDHWLLWNVPPERGEIPGGLPDSETISELGGARQGVNGIGEVGYLPVCPPPTLGAEEYRFRVYALRRPLDLPGGANQERFEEALEGTVLSSVRYVGYYARPDEVTGTARGR